In the Colletotrichum lupini chromosome 1, complete sequence genome, one interval contains:
- a CDS encoding kinesin motor domain-containing protein, whose translation MASSPPASPGNHLPQRPLSAMVRPSPRSNSRLSMTSKHGGGSKASDEDSRTAVKVAVRVRPPLKPTDPGYELIPQRFQRSMAQVTSNTSLAIDSPQGRKLFVFDRVFGSDVEQEGIWDYLQDCVGAFIQGYNVSLLAYGQSGAGKSYTMGTSGPIDQDDLEVMGVIPRAATALFEKLDGPKKQANRGSMSQLRAPHRYSAQPTSTSAADRTWSLKATYLEIYNEQLRDLLLPDHVPQHERGNVTIREDVKGNIILTGLRQVEINSVEDLMNALNFGSTLRQTDATAINARSSRSHAVFSLNLVQRKSGLQGSNGAEKRFSVPIEAMTGSETWVTTDSKLHFVDLAGSERLKNTGAQGERAKEGISINAGLAALGKVISQLSSRQAGSHVSYRDSKLTRLLQDSLGGNAITYMIACVTPAEFHLSETSNTVQYAQRARAIQSKPRIQQVEEGDKQAIIDRLKAEVAFLREQVRSAERGGGERRIASTGERSERQNERESELQNQLLDVQENYTTLSQRHAKLIAEMAKARDNEAAENNQHEESMGDTATERLNRSNSFAAAVEQVVLEYEKTIQTLEQSLSSTRGTLANTEANLLEKETKCTYIETINTQLQARLQKLMDREASTENYLHDLENKLDGHTSGEEKNTTIIVELRKEISRIRENEASCEDYISTLEERLAEADQDAELMQREIDRLEQVIERQRSLGKLDSLLHELDHIQGDSKVPEPTAEASNGVTRQIADHTRSQSQSRVIRMSQNDIIPEHAEEEAAAAAEATGPAQNGDHIENGTNVVTPDAKENLQADINDYPPHSPAQSKFVHDKLENVTQELIDLRVEHETTVNEYDLLHSKYEEALRTLAELQDTIDESRHPERKVRDSMMSVTSPNLTRPPSFFSDARSSDLKDGGQFSSRSLSSELSSALESPATIDPSDAETSVTAKPESGPEHLSTEDLMHLDLLATEVERFKTLAAEKEDAEKELAEKYTQLEQKHHEALDMLEELKTEVAQAKALEASSPRTGQPVIRRKSSQNVMIIDRAHRSFASLRNIAADNFEGQPDVMQNFELNLNAAMHELHARSERIQELEADIASAKKEMETKMALISGLTRERSSLQASPMDMSMISTLKNQLEANEKQMAEMRENHEATEKKLMAELETLRTAVRDAPAVGEAPEGTTETVVATAAAGAVADIPMASTEMTNTETRSLQTTEENDKKITELQAELTAWETKHQTALNTLQETETRMKRTIEELESEIVALNTQASAHSTARSAEEVKEIEEKHETLVKSLRDEIDDHKVAISTNSSKVSELEAAHAATKTELEDVIRARNLHETQAKTQQSLITNLENQITAHEQALKTHQDGMKLLQENHAKELEEMKQMEQKGYEEQVAVLLNEHAENVRALECELNDAREDLMKVATQVAFALGLDVSIEKITERIDYLIADQKALGEEQKKSSASEKQVAELSTVNDNLVKELEQAKSTLTDLLTAEGEPLKSPAPLPDQLSAIRKKISDLQSRNKKNSRLVEELEDQLQSNFDQVQITNNRLSTLQTERNSQIEEAQAAKFKAESELDSLKAEYAALQAKIDEASASGQVQRSNSISSPLRKSASVASLPSPPPAIPLPPLPGASSGPNGTVPSTPTQAGRPGSKDNMGPVNQIQEDQEARIRTIEKHLQAEKQLTQTLEEALTDLERQSNKVKADSDAWRKRCVELESEVKELKDRPAPTPQADNRWSLHAVEEERKKRQAAEAQQRLLEERMNALSKKKKKGSLNCF comes from the exons ATGGCCAGCTCACCGCCGGCCTCCCCTGGGAATCATCTGCCCCAAAGACCGCTGAGCGCAATGGTGCGACCATCACCACGGAGCAACAGCCGTCTGAGCATGACGAGCAAACATGGCGGTGGCAGCAAAGCCTCCGACGAAGACTCCCGGACGGCCGTCAAAGTCG CCGTGCGTGTTCGACCGCCTCTGAAACCCACAGATCCAGGCTACGAATTAATTCCTCAAAGATTTCAAAGATCCATGGCTCAGGTGACATCGAACACGAGCTTGGCAATCGACTCACCACAAGGAAGGAAACTCTTCGTATTTGATCGCGTTTTTGGCTCCGACGTTGAACAAGAAGGCATTTGGGACTACTTGCAGGATTGCGTCGGCGCTTTCATCCAGGGCTACAATGTGTCGCTGTTGGCGTATGGCCAGTCTGGCGCGGGAAAGTCGTACACGATGGGTACATCAGGTCCTATCGATCAGGACGACCTCGAGGTGATGG GCGTTATCCCCCGAGCGGCGACGGCTTTGTTCGAAAAGCTCGACGGCCCGAAGAAGCAAGCGAATCGTGGCTCCATGTCTCAGCTGAGAGCACCACACAGATACTCCGCCCAACCAACATCGACCTCAGCAGCGGACAGGACATGGTCTTTGAAAGCAACATACCTCGAAATCTACAACGAGCAACTGCGCGATCTGCTTCTTCCTGACCACGTTCCACAACACGAGCGTGGCAACGTCACAATCCGCGAAGATGTCAAGGGGAACATTATCCTTACCGGCCTGCGACAGGTTGAAATTAACTCAGTGGAGGACCTCATGAATGCATTGAATTTCGGCTCAACCCTCCGACAGACAGATGCGACGGCCATTAACGCCAGGTCTTCCCGGTCCCACGCCGTGTTCAGTCTCAACTTGGTGCAGCGGAAGAGCGGCCTGCAGGGCTCAAATGGGGCCGAAAAGCGTTTCTCCGTGCCCATCGAAGCTATGACGGGATCCGAGACCTGGGTTACCACAGACAGCAAGCTCCATTTTGTCGATCTGGCAGGTAGTGAGCGGCTGAAGAACACTGGCGCACAGGGCGAGCGTGCCAAGGAAGGTATTTCTATCAACGCTGGCCTGGCTGCGCTCGGAAAGGTCATTTCACAGCTCTCATCACGACAGGCCGGGTCACACGTCTCTTATCGCGACTCCAAACTCACCCGTCTACTCCAAGACTCGCTCGGTGGAAATGCCATCACGTACATGATTGCCTGCGTGACGCCTGCCGAGTTCCATCTCAGCGAAACATCAAACACCGTCCAATATGCACAGAGGGCCCGAGCCATCCAAAGTAAGCCACGGATTCAGCAGGTGGAGGAGGGTGACAAACAGGCCATCATTGATCGTCTGAAGGCGGAGGTTGCCTTCCTGCGCGAGCAAGTCCGCAGCGCGGAGCGAGGCGGGGGCGAGAGGCGCATCGCCTCCACGGGCGAGCGGTCTGAGCGACAAAATGAGCGTGAAAGCGAACTGCAAAATCAGCTTCTGGACGTCCAAGAAAACTACACGACCCTGAGTCAACGTCACGCGAAGCTTATTGCTGAGATGGCTAAGGCCCGCGACAATGAAGCTGCCGAGAACAATCAACACGAGGAGTCCATGGGTGACACGGCTACAGAGAGACTGAATCGATCAAACTCATTCGCTGCTGCAGTCGAGCAAGTCGTGCTCGAGTACGAGAAGACCATTCAAACTCTGGAGCAATCGCTATCCAGCACGCGCGGCACACTCGCCAATACCGAGGCAAATCTGCTAGAAAAAGAGACCAAGTGCACGTACATTGAGACCATCAACACACAGCTACAGGCGCGTTTGCAAAAACTCATGGATCGGGAAGCGAGTACGGAAAATTACCTCCACGACCTGGAGAATAAGCTGGACGGCCACACCTCTGGGGAGGAAAAGAACACGACGATTATTGTGGAACTTCGCAAGGAGATCTCGCGGATCAGAGAGAACGAAGCCTCTTGCGAGGACTACATTTCTACCTTGGAGGAGCGACTCGCCGAGGCCGACCAGGATGCCGAGCTGATGCAGCGTGAAATTGATCGACTAGAGCAGGTGATTGAGCGCCAGCGAAGTCTCGGAAAGCTGGACTCTCTGCTTCACGAGCTGGACCACATTCAAGGCGATAGCAAAGTTCCAGAGCCAACTGCCGAAGCATCGAACGGCGTTACGCGCCAAATTGCTGACCACACTCGTAGCCAGTCTCAGTCGCGTGTTATCCGCATGAGCCAGAATGATATCATTCCTGAGCATGCCGAAGAAGAAGCCGCGGCGGCAGCTGAGGCAACAGGTCCCGCTCAAAACGGCGATCACATCGAAAATGGCACCAATGTTGTGACACCTGATGCGAAGGAGAACCTTCAGGCTGATATCAACGACTACCCACCTCACAGCCCTGCTCAGTCCAAATTTGTGCACGACAAGCTGGAGAACGTCACTCAGGAGCTCATCGACTTAAGGGTAGAGCATGAGACCACGGTCAACGAATACGACCTTCTGCACTCCAAGTACGAGGAAGCCCTACGCACTTTGGCAGAGCTTCAGGACACTATCGACGAGTCTCGCCACCCCGAACGCAAGGTCCGAGATTCTATGATGTCTGTCACTTCTCCCAACCTGACTCGACCACCCTCGTTCTTCTCCGACGCCAGGTCGAGTGATCTCAAAGACGGCGGCCAATTTTCATCACGCTCTCTTTCATCGGAGCTTTCGTCGGCGTTGGAGTCGCCTGCCACCATTGATCCGTCTGATGCCGAGACATCAGTGACTGCAAAGCCCGAGTCGGGTCCCGAACATTTGTCAACGGAGGATCTCATGCACCTGGATCTCCTGGCGACGGAGGTTGAGAGGTTTAAGACTCTTGCTGCCGAGAAGGAGGATGCAGAGAAGGAGCTGGCCGAGAAATACACACAGCTTGAACAGAAGCACCACGAAGCCCTGGATATGCTGGAGGAGCTGAAGACCGAAGTTGCCCAAGCAAAGGCATTGGAGGCGTCGTCGCCACGAACTGGCCAACCCGTCATTCGCCGCAAATCCAGCCAAAATGTTATGATTATCGACCGCGCTCATCGATCTTTTGCGTCGCTCCGCAACATTGCCGCAGACAACTTCGAAGGCCAGCCTGATGTTATGCAAAACTTCGAGCTTAACCTCAACGCAGCCATGCACGAGCTGCATGCTCGATCGGAGCGCATTCAGGAGCTTGAGGCTGACATTGCGTCCGCCAAGAAAGAGATGGAGACTAAGATGGCTCTGATTTCTGGGCTCACTCGTGAGCGATCTAGTTTGCAGGCGTCTCCGATGGATATGTCGATGATCTCCACCCTGAAGAACCAACTCGAGGCCAACGAGAAGCAGATGGCAGAAATGAGAGAAAATCACGAAGCCACCGAGAAGAAGCTTATGGCCGAGCTCGAAACATTGCGCACTGCTGTGAGGGATGCTCCTGCTGTGGGTGAAGCCCCTGAAGGTACTACCGAGACCGTGGTTGCGACCGCCGCGGCCGGCGCCGTTGCCGACATCCCCATGGCATCGACCGAGATGACCAACACCGAAACGAGATCTTTGCAGACCACAGAGGAGAACGACAAGAAGATCACCGAATTACAAGCCGAACTCACGGCATGGGAGACGAAGCACCAGACTGCCCTCAACACCTTACAAGAGACGGAGACGAGGATGAAGAGGACCATCGAAGAGCTCGAATCTGAAATTGTAGCGCTGAACACGCAGGCCTCCGCGCACTCCACTGCTCGGAGTGCTGAGGAAGTCAAGGAAATCGAGGAGAAGCACGAGACGCTGGTCAAGTCACTTCGCGACGAGATTGACGACCACAAGGTTGCCATCTCCACCAACTCTAGCAAGGTATCCGAACTGGAAGCAGCGCACGCTGCCACCAAGACGGAGCTGGAGGACGTCATCAGGGCACGTAACTTGCATGAGACACAGGCGAAGACGCAGCAGAGCCTCATTACGAACCTGGAGAACCAGATTACAGCCCACGAACAGGCTCTCAAGACACACCAGGATGGTATGAAGCTGCTTCAGGAGAATCACGCAAAGGAGCTAGAGGAGATGAAGCAGATGGAGCAAAAGGGGTACGAGGAGCAAGTCGCAGTCCTACTCAACGAGCATGCGGAAAATGTCAGGGCCCTCGAATGCGAGCTTAATGACGCCCGGGAAGATCTCATGAAGGTCGCTACCCAAGTTGCATTCGCTCTTGGTCTCGACGTCAGCATCGAGAAGATCACAGAGCGTATCGACTACTTGATTGCCGACCAGAAGGCCTTGGGCGAGGAGCAGAAGAAATCGAGCGCATCTGAGAAGCAGGTTGCCGAGTTGTCGACCGTTAACGACAACCTGGTCAAGGAACTTGAGCAGGCCAAATCGACGCTGACCGATCTCCTTACTGCGGAGGGTGAGCCCCTGAAAAGCCCTGCTCCTCTCCCCGATCAGCTGTCTGCTATTCGTAAGAAGATTTCAGACCTGCAGAGCCGGAACAAGAAGAACTCTCGCCTTGTGGAGGAGCTCGAGGATCAGCTACAGAGCAACTTTGATCAGGTCCAGATAACCAACAACCGCCTGTCCACGCTGCAGACAGAGCGCAACTCGCAGATTGAGGAAGCTCAGGCTGCCAAGTTCAAGGCTGAAAGCGAGCTTGATTCACTCAAGGCCGAATACGCGGCCCTCCAG GCCAAGATTGACGAAGCGTCAGCTTCTGGCCAAGTCCAACGATCCAACTCGATCAGCTCGCCGCTGCGGAAGAGCGCCTCTGTTGCATCTCTGCCCTCTCCACCCCCGGCCATTCCCTTGCCGCCGCTGCCCGGCGCGTCGTCCGGCCCCAACGGCACGGTGCCAAGCACACCCACTCAAGCAGGTCGACCAGGCAGCAAAGACAACATGGGCCCTGTCAACCAAATCCAAGAAGACCAGGAGGCTCGCATCCGCACCATCGAGAAGCATCTTCAGGCCGAGAAGCAACTCACTCAGACTCTGGAGGAGGCCCTCACCGACCTCGAGCGCCAGTCGAACAAGGTCAAGGCTGACAGTGATGCTTGGCGCAAGCGCTGCGTGGAGTTGGAGTCCGAGGTCAAGGAGCTCAAGGACCGTCCCGCGCCTACGCCGCAAGCCGACAACCGCTGGAGCTTGCACGCCGTTGAGGAGGAGCGCAAGAAGCGCCAGGCAGCCGAGGCACAGCAGCGTCTTCTTGAAGAGCGCATGAATGCACTgtccaagaagaagaagaagggttCCCTCAACTGCTTCTAG
- a CDS encoding 6-O-methylguanine DNA methyltransferase, which produces MILIDLGGRVSDAPATYLNLRSACRESDFTSSTTPNQSSPNPHQQSFSTMARTEEAEAFFHAVYTAVQEIPVGKVTTYGHIARLVGTRESFLPSLRPCTLPLSSPGTPFIKFHPSHDSCTIRDIYVENLSDPASRFNNENVPWQRVINAKGTISPRYIHLTAHSYKPSQPSGARNQAEALQAEDVEVSRTAMGEFTVDFSSYGWFPDVLPSEEDPKGHKADGPVFLIVNAKARHEARHRAPKTRLAKVSNTPSSCLSGPSLSNQAAKGSQPGLANTSRDRHQTQPVRLQPITIPSAIILPRAVIMKGWMVHIVWAKSRSGIEKEEWSIVNTLPAEKARTSHQYEKLLPNLSGFRHA; this is translated from the exons ATGATTCTTATTGACCTTGGAGGAAGAGTAAGTGATGCGCCTGCTACCTACCTTAATCTGCGGAGCGCTTGCAGAGAGAG TGACTTCACGTCCAGCACAACACCAAACCAATCTTCACCAAATC CCCACCAACAGTCTTTCTCAACAATGGCCCGCACAGAAGAGGCGGAAGCCTTCTTCCATGCAGTCTACACCGCAGTGCAAGAAATCCCCGTCGGCAAAGTCACAACCTACGGCCACATCGCCAGACTCGTCGGAACCCGTGAGTCCTTCCTTCCCTCACTCCGCCCCTGCACTCTCCCCCTCTCTTCACCCGGAACCCCATTCATCAAATTTCATCCCTCTCACGATTCATGCACTATACGCGACATTTATGTAGAAAACCTGTCAG ACCCAGCATCCCGCTTCAACAACGAAAACGTCCCATGGCAGCGCGTCATCAACGCCAAAGGAACCATTTCGCCACGGTACATCCACCTCACTGCCCACTCCTACAAACC CTCCCAGCCGTCAGGTGCTCGAAACCAAGCCGAAGCCCTACAAGCCGAGGATGTCGAGGTCTCGCGGACGGCAATGGGCGAGTTCACGGTCGACTTTAGTTCCTACGGCTGGTTTCCCGATGTTCTCCCCTCTGAAGAAGA TCCGAAAGGTCACAAAGCGGACGGACCTGTCTTTTTAATCGTCAATGCAAAGGCGCGGCACGAGGCGCGACAC CGGGCGCCAAAAACTAGATTAGCCAAGGTGTCTAATACCCCCTCGTCGTGTCTCTCAGGACCATCTTTGAGTAATCAGGCAGCCAAAGGCAGCCAGCCCGGCCTCGCAAACACCTCGAGAGACCGCCACCAAACGCAACCGGTCCGTCTCCAACCCATCACCATCCCATCCGCCATCATCCTTCCTCGTGCCGTCATTA TGAAGGGTTGGATGGTGCATATCGTATGGGCGAAGTCGCGTAGTGGTATTGAAAAAGAGGAGTGGTCCATCGTCAATACCCTCCCAGCAGAAAAAGCACGTACGAGCCACCAGTATGAGAAACTCCTGCCCAATCTTTCTGGGTTTCGCCATGCGTAA
- a CDS encoding sulfate permease: protein MPRSCRPVSRSRPSLPDAPFAMSSKVGRTLAKGLGIDVDARYRNEPTEAVQSAAASFRSVEQYEEREPTVAEFLYEHRPTVHGAVNYIKSLFPFWSWIFHYNATWLLGDIIAGVTVGFVVIPQGMAYALLAQLTPEYGLYTSFVGFILYWAFATSKDITIGTVAVMSQLVGNIVLRVKDSHPQYDGPQIAQALAVISGAVLLFIGLVRLGWIVEFIPLVAITSFMTGAAISIAAGQVPALLGLQGVNTRNPTYEVIIDFLKALPTARLDAAMGLTALFLLYSIRSFCNFMSNKQPHRKKFWFFMSTLRMAFVILLYVLISWLVNRHVNWDAKKAKFKILGKVPSGFQHTGAPKIDTELLGAVAPDLPVTIIVLIIEHIAISKSFGRVNNYVINPSQELVAVGFTNLFGPFLGAYPATGSFSRTAIKSKAGVRTPLAGIFTAVIVLLALYALTSVFFYIPMATLAGLIIHAVGDLITPPKVVYQFWEVSPLEVFIFFAGVLLTIFTNIENGIYLTMCASAALLLVRLAKAKGHFLGRVKVYRATKDTAGKGVPFNERGEAIDVPARESYIPLEKDDGSNPNIDVQTPYPGVFVYRFGEGFNYTNQAHYMDALVAYVQKHARRTILDRYEKLGDRPWNDPGPRRGAKIDLDDTRPIVRAIILDCSAVNNIDVTSIQGLIDVRNALDHYAEPEVVEWHFANVNNRWTRRALAAAGFGFPSVKDEGNFGRWKPIYSFAPVDSGSGHEPRVTSQRSRDEEEEDVISPTSKGHDGAARVVGRGDGKLAAVQGMNRPFFHIEVAAAVESAILNAESKSDGQRSSAESVLKSG from the exons ATGCCTCGTTCGTGTCGTCCCGTCTCCCGGTCCAG ACCGTCACTTCCGGACGCGCCTTTCGCCATGTCGAGCAAGGTCGGAAGAACCTTGGCCAAGGGCCTTGGTATCGACGTCGATGCCCGGTACCGCAACGAGCCTACCGAGGCCGTCCaatccgccgccgcctcgttCCGCTCCGTCGAGCAGTATGAGGAGAGGGAACCTACCGTCGCCGAGTTCCTGTACGAGCACCGGCCCACGGTTCACGGCGCTGTGAACTACATCAAGAGCCTGTTCCCCTTTTGGTCGTGGATCTTCCACTACAATGCTACCTGGCTTCTGGGAGACATCATTGCTG GTGTCACTGTCGGTTTCGTCGTCATCCCCCAAGGCATGGCCTACGCCCTCCTCGCGCAATTGACTCCCGAATACGGTCTTTACACCTCCTTTGTCGGTTTCATTCTCTACTGGGCCTTTGCGACCTCAAAGGACATCACAATCGGAACCGTCGCCGTCATGTCCCAACTTGTCGGTAACATCGTGCTCCGCGTCAAGGACTCCCACCCgcaatacgacggccctcaAATCGCCCAAGCCCTGGCCGTCATCTCCGGCGCCGTCCTCCTGTTCATCGGTCTGGTCCGCCTGGGATGGATCGTCGAGTTCATCCCGCTCGTGGCCATCACCTCCTTCATGACCGGTGCCGCCATCAGCATCGCCGCGGGTCAAGTTCCCGCCCTCCTCGGTCTGCAGGGCGTCAACACTCGTAACCCGACGTACGAGGTTATTATCGATTTCCTGAAGGCGCTGCCTACCGCCAGACTCGACGCCGCGATGGGTCTCACGGCCTTGTTTTTGCTATACTCTATCCGCTCGTTCTGCAACTTCATGTCGAACAAGCAGCCCCACCGCAAGAAGTTCTGGTTCTTCATGTCGACACTCCGCATGGCGTTTGTCATTCTTTTATACGTCCTCATCAGCTGGCTCGTCAACCGTCACGTCAACTGGGACGCCAAGAAGGCCAAGTTCAAGATTTTGGGCAAGGTCCCCAGTGGTTTCCAGCACACCGGCGCTCCTAAGATTGACACGGAGCTCCTTGGTGCCGTGGCCCCTGATTTGCCAGTCACCATCATCGTCCTCATCATCGAGCACATTGCCATTTCCAAGTCCTTCGGAAGAGTCAACAACTACGTCATCAACCCCTCGCAGGAGCTCGTCGCCGTCGGCTTCACGAACCTCTTCGGACCCTTCCTCGGCGCCTACCCGGCCACCGGATCCTTCTCCCGTACCGCCATCAAGTCCAAGGCCGGTGTTCGCACACCCCTTGCCGGTATCTTCACTGCCGTCATCGTTCTCCTGGCCCTGTACGCCCTGACCTCCGTCTTCTTCTATATCCCCATGGCCACCCTCGCCGGTCTCATTATCCACGCCGTCGGTGACCTCATCACGCCGCCTAAGGTGGTGTACCAGTTCTGGGAGGTGTCGCCCCTTGAGGTCTTCATCTTCTTCGCTGGCGTTCTCCTCACCATCTTCACCAACATTGAGAACGGCATCTATCTGACCATGTGCGCATCTGCCGCCCTCCTCCTGGTGCGTCTCGCGAAGGCCAAGGGTCACTTCCTTGGACGCGTCAAGGTCTACCGTGCCACGAAGGACACCGCCGGCAAGGGCGTTCCCTTCAACGAGAGGGGCGAGGCTATCGATGTTCCTGCCCGCGAGAGCTACATCCCTCTCGAGAAGGATGACGGCTCGAACCCCAACATCGACGTTCAGACCCCGTACCCCGGTGTCTTTGTTTACCGGTTCGGCGAGGGCTTCAACTACACCAACCAGGCTCACTACATGGATGCCCTGGTCGCCTATGTGCAGAAGCACGCAAGACGGACAATTCTCGATCGCTACGAGAAGCTCGGC GACCGCCCCTGGAACGACCCCGGTCCGCGCCGCGGCGCCAAGATCGACCTCGACGATACCCGCCCTATCGTCCGCGCAATCATCCTAGACTGCTCTGCTGTTAACAACATCGATGTAACCTCAATCCAAGGCCTCATCGATGTCCGCAACGCTCTAGACCACTACGCCGAGCCCGAGGTCGTCGAATGGCACTTCGCCAACGTCAACAACCGCTGGACCCGCCGCGCCCTCGCTGCCGCCGGCTTCGGATTCCCCTCCGTCAAGGATGAGGGCAACTTTGGACGGTGGAAGCCCATCTACAGCTTCGCACCCGTGGACTCTGGATCAGGTCACGAGCCCCGGGTCACCTCGCAGCGCAGCCGcgacgaagaggaagaggacgtCATCTCTCCCACGAGCAAGGGTCACGATGGTGCTGCGAGGGTTGTGGGACGTGGTGATGGCAAGCTTGCCGCTGTGCAGGGTATGAATCGGCCATTCTTCCACATTGAGGTTGCTGCGGCTGTGGAGAGTGCGATTCTGAATGCGGAGAGCAAGAGTGATGGCCAGAGATCGTCGGCTGAGTCGGTCCTTAAGAGCGGTTAG